A genomic segment from Bacteroidales bacterium encodes:
- a CDS encoding beta-glucosidase: protein MDFMKRMRYRRSISRPMVLAALLLAGILTGCAFSDSSSVKGKQGSSVHPAMSDDSLLTLVQYRTFQYFWEGAEPVSGMARERIHMDGMYPENDQNVVTTGGTGFGIMAILTGIERGFITREQGLEHLQKVVDFLSKADRFHGAWPHWLYGESGKVKPFSSKDDGADIVETAYLMQGLLAARQYFNRPAESEKKLVNDINRLWEEVEWDWFTRGGRHVIYWHWSPRYDWEMNFPVEGYNECLILYVLAASSPTHPVDPVAYHEGWARGGKIRGNSQPYGYSLALKHNGAEEYGGPLFWAHYSFLGLDPRHLKDQYADYWEHNVNQTLINRQWCIENPRKYKGYGPSCWGLTAGYSPVGYAAHAPGKKTDLGVISPTAALGSFPYTPEFSMEALKCFYYQLGDKIWGKYGFYDGFSETANWYPKRYLAIDQGPEVVMIENYRSGLLWKLFMSCSEVKNGLKKLGFEY, encoded by the coding sequence ATGGATTTTATGAAACGGATGCGATACAGAAGATCAATATCCCGGCCGATGGTTTTGGCGGCACTTCTTTTAGCCGGTATTTTGACAGGTTGTGCCTTTTCTGATTCCTCTTCCGTAAAGGGGAAACAGGGTAGTTCAGTGCACCCAGCTATGAGTGATGATTCGCTTCTTACCCTGGTGCAGTATCGCACATTTCAATATTTCTGGGAAGGAGCGGAACCGGTTTCCGGAATGGCGCGGGAGCGGATCCATATGGATGGTATGTATCCTGAAAATGATCAGAATGTTGTCACCACCGGAGGAACAGGTTTTGGAATCATGGCCATTCTGACAGGTATTGAGAGGGGATTTATTACACGGGAACAGGGCCTGGAGCACCTGCAAAAAGTTGTTGATTTTCTTTCAAAAGCCGATCGCTTTCACGGCGCCTGGCCTCACTGGCTCTATGGTGAAAGCGGAAAAGTCAAGCCATTCAGTTCAAAGGATGACGGCGCAGATATTGTGGAAACCGCTTACCTGATGCAAGGTCTTCTTGCCGCGCGTCAATATTTCAACCGGCCAGCCGAATCAGAGAAGAAACTTGTGAATGATATCAACAGATTATGGGAAGAAGTTGAATGGGACTGGTTTACCCGTGGAGGGAGGCATGTGATTTACTGGCACTGGTCTCCCAGGTATGATTGGGAAATGAATTTTCCTGTGGAAGGGTATAATGAATGCCTCATTCTGTATGTTCTCGCTGCTTCTTCTCCTACTCATCCTGTTGATCCTGTTGCCTACCATGAAGGCTGGGCGAGGGGAGGAAAAATCAGAGGGAACAGCCAACCTTATGGATATAGCCTTGCCCTGAAGCATAACGGAGCAGAAGAATACGGAGGTCCTCTCTTCTGGGCGCATTATTCCTTTCTCGGCCTGGATCCGAGGCACCTGAAGGATCAATATGCCGACTACTGGGAACACAACGTTAATCAAACCCTTATTAACAGGCAATGGTGTATTGAAAATCCAAGGAAATATAAAGGATACGGGCCTTCCTGCTGGGGCCTTACGGCAGGGTATTCGCCGGTTGGTTATGCGGCACATGCCCCAGGAAAGAAAACTGATCTTGGGGTCATTTCTCCTACTGCAGCCCTTGGTTCATTTCCTTATACGCCTGAATTTTCCATGGAAGCCTTGAAATGCTTCTATTACCAACTGGGAGACAAAATATGGGGCAAGTACGGTTTCTATGATGGTTTCAGCGAAACGGCAAACTGGTATCCGAAGCGCTACCTGGCTATTGATCAAGGACCAGAAGTGGTAATGATTGAAAATTACCGTTCCGGTCTATTATGGAAACTTTTTATGTCGTGCTCTGAAGTAAAGAACGGATTGAAAAAACTTGGATTTGAATATTAG